One stretch of Malus domestica chromosome 14, GDT2T_hap1 DNA includes these proteins:
- the LOC103415231 gene encoding protein MODIFIER OF SNC1 1-like isoform X1, with protein MTSSMLFGDRRMASSRRSGMTVLGKVPKPINLPSQRLENHGVDASVEIVPKGTPGWGSRSSSASNAWGSSSLSPKADGGTSPSYLSGHLSSGSGTRPSTAGSDKGHEPSSNAWGSNSRPSSASGALTSNQTTPTSLRPHSADTRPGSSQLSRFAEHSDHPVAWSAPGTAEKLGVMSSKNDGFSLTSGDFPTLGSEKDNPGKSAEQQDHSSYSRPGSSIGRAAKETTGTSVVGEVSENANVKSGTTNSWKRENPSYKDGGRHGMEKWQGNPHPYPSANVPPQHYDGWHGGPVNNPQGGVWYRGPPGAPYGAPVPPGGFPMEPFPYYPPGPPQIPPAALGNQQSVPPSGAGPRGHHPKNGDMYRPHMQDTYIRPVMPIRPGFYPGPVAFEGYYNSPMGYCNPNERDVPFVGMTAGPPVYNNYPSQSAHGPANSHGRPSGYGPPNPKVMSEQLEPGHPPDSHGPYKVLLKQHDGWDRRNEEQRNEGTVTSLSTDASSVVREDQPRGLAAENDWRSDHRKEGVRDQRKIVSEEAASRKFDNQGASSVPKKVKSPESLEQIKTVDVISVKKSGTEASGMPEVAQPLLAAAKDSSLIQKIEGLNAKARISDGRSDTSSVSSREEQNNRFEVNAKANISVNEPVGGGSVNLERSHVPESVNPSHEVGSAISISRRPNHAIHGGRSDHRGRGRFSNQEGEGWAKKSLVEPTTVVSTAHLEMPSNVHVHDHLVSTEATEKSGSYPQGRHEEESATPMVDPNDSEAQRAKMRELAKQRTKQLQEEEEERTRRQMAKARAKLEELNRRTQVESSDQKIESHSSGAIQIKQEVSQTSGEPLIAGMKSALGFNLDGASQISEGNTGKAEKSTVPSSELPSDTLKNVCKEPVLMHDESVPKPKEVIVANVVHHNNAPQAHESNTTRAKQAPKQRHNNQLEKKPTGKFTSTSTADATNCQTDLPTSLGLVPNETASSSESSLTANPSAILESSSHLRKKDNRNGKNKHKTESTSTAAALTSSTSKETNIANANVESGMPKVSELEFDPTSVQSQTVIRDAYQSSEQHLSLSNEESQGRGNSQRKPQHPRRVSRNSQAIKHSEKSHSTDTVVWAPVRSQNKADVTDGAIPKNEVEAVSAVKAECKVQNSSKNSSKNKRAEMERYVPKPVAKEMAHQGSTQQQVASVNNQTAINKTIERSDSGPQVAESSQPITLTIGEVGIAIELRHGSSRESKPGKAHGPWKQRGSTESPTMHCSEDGPSYTSNVGQSDKNSVQHHQPQKPDVVSEREQPKSYDWNDSDGWNMPEEPVAVAPVSVSAKDQRRGRQHPLKGHKTMGNNHELVEKKNSRGGDTYKNNNQFSASETGQTDLAAASKENRAVGERAAPHWQPKSKAPSGNSQEGNRANGGQNIVVEVGRTFKKETSPRGGVPRQATPNKDNTEYVAQHQHDQVISERNNAGEGHNKRERKASFKGLPRSPNQGHVTPVETAPVSMDARQEQHFDTGFRKNGNQNGRFGRGQESRGDWNYSGHDSRQHNPPANRERQRHSSHFEYQPVGPYNNNKKFNYSEEPRDGSYNTGGRVKERGQSHPRRGGGNFHGRESGAVRVDADIEQ; from the exons ATGACATCGAGTATGTTGTTTGGGGACCGGAG GATGGCTTCCTCCAGAAGAAGTGGAATGACTGTTTTAGGGAAAGTTCCAAAACCTATAAACTTACCTAGTCAGAG GTTAGAAAATCATGGTGTGGACGCAAGTGTGGAAATCGTTCCCAA GGGTACCCCTGGTTGGGGCAGTAGATCATCTTCTGCATCCAATGCATGGGGTTCATCATCATTGTCCCCAAAAGCTGACGGTGGCACTTCACCAAGCTATCTCAGTGGCCACCTTTCATCTGGAAGTGGTACTCGACCATCAACTGCTGGTAGCGACAAAGGGCATGAACCTTCTTCTAATGCATGGGGTTCAAACTCTAGGCCATCATCGGCTTCTGGGGCCTTGACATCAAATCAGACAACACCGACCTCATTGCGTCCTCACAGTGCAGACACAAGACCTGGTAGTTCACAGTTGTCAAGATTTGCTGAACACTCTGACCATCCAGTGGCATGGAGTGCTCCGGGGACGGCAGAAAAATTG GGAGTAATGTCATCGAAGAATGATGGGTTTTCACTTACTTCTGGAGATTTTCCAACACTTGGTTCAGAAAAAGATAATCCTGGAAAGAGTGCCGAGCAGCAAG ATCACAGTTCTTACAGTCGTCCTGGCTCTTCTATTGGTAGAGCGGCAAAAGAGACGACTGGGACTTCTGTAGTTG GCGAGGTTTCTGAAAATGCAAATGTGAAGAGTGGAACCACTAATTCATGGAAAAGAGAAAATCCCTCGTACAAAGATGGAGGTAGACATGGTATGGAGAAGTGGCAGGGAAATCCCCACCCTTACCCTAGTGCTAATGTTCCTCCCCAACACTATGATGGATGGCATGGTGGTCCAGTAAATAATCCACAAGGTGGTGTTTGGTACAGAGGACCTCCTGGAGCTCCCTACGGAGCTCCGGTCCCTCCTGGGGGCTTTCCAATGGAACCATTTCCATATTATCCTCCAGGACCTCCACAGATACCACCTGCTGCTCTTGGCAATCAGCAATCTGTTCCTCCATCTGGAGCAGGACCAAGAGGACACCATCCTAAAAATGGAGATATGTACAGACCTCATATGCAGGATACATATATTCGCCCTGTTATGCCAATTAGACCTGGCTTTTACCCTGGTCCAGTGGCCTTTGAGGGCTATTACAATTCTCCAATGGGTTACTGCAATCCAAATGAAAGAGATGTTCCATTTGTGGGAATGACAGCTGGTCCCCCTGTTTATAATAACTACCCTAGCCAAAGCGCTCATGGGCCTGCCAATTCTCATGGCAGACCCAGTGGATATGGTCCTCCCAACCCAAAGGTGATGTCCGAGCAATTAGAACCTGGCCATCCACCTGATTCTCACGGACCTTACAAAGTTCTTTTGAAGCAGCATGATGGTTGGGATAGAAGAAATGAGGAGCAAAGGAATGAGGGTACTGTCACAAGCCTTTCAACTGATGCATCATCTGTTGTGAGGGAGGACCAACCAAGAGGTTTGGCAGCAGAGAATGATTGGAGATCCGACCACAGAAAGGAGGGAGTGAGGGATCAAAGGAAAATTGTCAGTGAAGAAGCTGCTTCAAGGAAGTTTGACAACCAAGGAGCCTCTTCTGTTCCAAAGAAAGTGAAGTCTCCTGAAAGTTTGGAACAGATAAAGACAGTTGATGTCATTTCAGTGAAGAAATCAGGAACTGAAGCCTCTGGCATGCCAGAAGTTGCACAACCGCTCCTGGCTGCTGCAAAAGACTCCAGTCTGATTCAGAAAATAGAGGGATTAAATGCAAAGGCACGTATTTCTGATGGACGAAGTGATACATCATCTGTTTCCAGTAGAGAGGAGCAGAATAACAGATTCGAAGTCAATGCTAAAGCTAACATTTCAGTTAATGAACCTGTTGGTGGTGGTAGTGTAAATCTGGAAAGATCTCATGTCCCTGAGAGTGTAAATCCTTCTCATGAAGTGGGCAGTGCAATTTCCATCTCCAG GCGACCCAATCATGCCATACATGGTGGTAGATCAGATCATCGTGGTAGAGGAAGGTTTAGTAATCAAGAAGGTGAAGGGTGGGCAAAGAAATCCTTGGTCGAACCAACAACTGTGGTATCAACTGCACATTTGGAAATGCCTTCTAATGTTCATGTGCATGACCACCTTGTTTCAACGGAAGCAACTGAAAAGTCAGGGTCATATCCACAAGGCAGACATGAGGAGGAATCTGCCACTCCAATGGTTGATCCAAATGATTCTGAGGCACAG CGTGCTAAGATGAGGGAATTAGCCAAGCAACGTACCAAACAGTTacaggaggaagaggaggaacgGACAAGAAGGCAGATGGCCAAGGCTCGTGCAAAATTGGAAGAGTTGAACAGACGTACTCAAGTGGAGAGTTCAGATCAGAAGATTGAAAGTCACTCAAGTGGTGCCATCCAGATTAAGCAAGAAGTGTCTCAAACCTCGGGTGAACCACTAATTGCTGGCATGAAATCAGCTTTAGGATTTAATCTGGATGGTGCTTCACAGATTAGCGAGGGTAACACTGGAAAAGCTGAAAAGTCAACTGTTCCATCAAGTGAGCTCCCTTCAGATACGCTAAAGAATGTCTGCAAGGAACCTGTTCTGATGCATGATGAATCTGTACCCAAACCGAAGGAGGTTATTGTTGCTAATGTCGTTCATCACAACAATGCCCCCCAGGCTCATGAAAGCAATACCACTAGGGCGAAGCAGGCCCCTAAACAAAGACATAACAATCAGTTAGAAAAGAAGCCTACTGGAAAGTTTACTTCCACCAGCACAGCTGATGCAACAAATTGTCAGACAGATCTTCCCACATCACTTGGACTTGTACCAAATGAAACAGCCTCGAGCAGTGAGTCAAGCCTGACTGCTAATCCCAGTGCCATACTTGAGTCATCTTCTCATCTGAGAAAGAAAGACAACAGAAATGGCAAGAATAAGCACAAAACAGAGAGTACATCGACAGCTGCTGCTCTGACATCATCTACAtcaaaagaaacaaatattgCAAATGCCAATGTTGAAAGTGGAATGCCAAAGGTATCTGAGTTGGAGTTCGATCCTACCTCAGTTCAGTCCCAGACCGTTATTAGGGATGCATACCAGTCTTCTGAGCAACATTTGTCTCTATCAAATGAAGAATCTCAAGGTAGAGGAAATAGCCAGCGGAAACCTCAGCATCCTCGCAGGGTGTCAAGGAATTCACAAGCTATTAAGCATTCAGAAAAGTCTCACAGCACTGATACTGTTGTCTGGGCACCTGTGCGGTCACAGAACAAAGCTGATGTAACTGATGGAGCCATCCCTAAAAATGAAGTTGAGGCAGTTAGTGCTGTAAAAGCTGAATGTAAAGTGCAAAATAGTTCAAAAAATAGTTCAAAAAATAAGAGGGCAGAAATGGAGAGGTATGTTCCAAAACCTGTAGCTAAAGAGATGGCGCATCAAGGAAGCACACAACAGCAAGTGGCCTCTGTAAACAATCAAACTGCAATAAACAAGACCATTGAGAGATCAGATTCTGGTCCTCAAGTTGCTGAAAgttctcaacctattactctaaCTATTGGAGAAGTGGGGATTGCCATAGAGTTGAGGCATGGGAGTAGCAGAGAGAGTAAGCCTGGAAAAGCACATGGACCATGGAAGCAACGGGGGTCAACAGAATCACCTACCATGCATTGCTCGGAAGATGGACCATCATATACTTCAAATGTTGGTCAGAGTGATAAAAATTCAGTCCAGCATCATCAACCCCAGAAGCCTGATGTTGTCTCAGAGAGAGAGCAACCAAAGAGTTATGATTGGAATGATTCTGACGGATGGAACATGCCCGAAGAGCCTGTTGCTGTTGCACCAGTCTCTGTTTCTGCAAAAGACCAGAGAAGAGGAAGACAGCATCCATTAAAGGGACACAAAACCATGGGAAATAATCATGAACtggttgaaaagaaaaatagcagagGGGGGGATACCTACAAAAATAACAATCAATTTTCAGCCTCTGAAACGGGTCAAACAGACTTAGCTGCCGCTTCCAAAGAGAATCGAGCTGTTGGGGAACGTGCAGCGCCTCATTGGCAACCCAAATCTAAGGCACCTTCAGGCAATAGTCAAGAAGGAAATAGGGCCAATGGTGGTCAAAACATTGTTGTGGAAGTTGGTCGGACTTTCAAAAAGGAGACCAGTCCCCGAGGTGGGGTGCCACGTCAGGCAACACCTAACAAGGATAATACTGAATATGTGGCCCAGCATCAACATGATCAGGTGATATCTGAGAGAAACAATGCTGGGGAAGGACATaataagagagagaggaaagccTCATTCAAGGGACTCCCCCGGTCTCCGAACCAGGGTCATGTTACCCCTGTTGAAACAGCTCCTGTTAGTATGGATGCTAGACAAGAGCAGCATTTTGACACAGGGTTCCGCAAGAATGGAAACCAAAACGGCCGTTTTGGGAGAGGTCAAGAGTCTCGTGGGGATTGGAATTACTCGGGGCATGATAGCAGGCAGCACAACCCCCCTGCAAACCGGGAGAGACAGAGGCACAGTTCGCATTTTGAGTACCAGCCAGTTGGgccatacaacaacaacaaaaaattcaactattccGAGGAACCGCGAGATGGTTCTTACAATACAGGTGGAAGAGTCAAGGAAAGAGGTCAGAGCCATCCACGACGTGGTGGTGGTAACTTCCATGGACGGGAAAGTGGCGCTGTCCGAGTAGATGCAGATATTGAGCAGTAG
- the LOC103415231 gene encoding protein MODIFIER OF SNC1 1-like isoform X2, producing the protein MTSSMLFGDRRMASSRRSGMTVLGKVPKPINLPSQRLENHGVDASVEIVPKGTPGWGSRSSSASNAWGSSSLSPKADGGTSPSYLSGHLSSGSGTRPSTAGSDKGHEPSSNAWGSNSRPSSASGALTSNQTTPTSLRPHSADTRPGSSQLSRFAEHSDHPVAWSAPGTAEKLGVMSSKNDGFSLTSGDFPTLGSEKDNPGKSAEQQGEVSENANVKSGTTNSWKRENPSYKDGGRHGMEKWQGNPHPYPSANVPPQHYDGWHGGPVNNPQGGVWYRGPPGAPYGAPVPPGGFPMEPFPYYPPGPPQIPPAALGNQQSVPPSGAGPRGHHPKNGDMYRPHMQDTYIRPVMPIRPGFYPGPVAFEGYYNSPMGYCNPNERDVPFVGMTAGPPVYNNYPSQSAHGPANSHGRPSGYGPPNPKVMSEQLEPGHPPDSHGPYKVLLKQHDGWDRRNEEQRNEGTVTSLSTDASSVVREDQPRGLAAENDWRSDHRKEGVRDQRKIVSEEAASRKFDNQGASSVPKKVKSPESLEQIKTVDVISVKKSGTEASGMPEVAQPLLAAAKDSSLIQKIEGLNAKARISDGRSDTSSVSSREEQNNRFEVNAKANISVNEPVGGGSVNLERSHVPESVNPSHEVGSAISISRRPNHAIHGGRSDHRGRGRFSNQEGEGWAKKSLVEPTTVVSTAHLEMPSNVHVHDHLVSTEATEKSGSYPQGRHEEESATPMVDPNDSEAQRAKMRELAKQRTKQLQEEEEERTRRQMAKARAKLEELNRRTQVESSDQKIESHSSGAIQIKQEVSQTSGEPLIAGMKSALGFNLDGASQISEGNTGKAEKSTVPSSELPSDTLKNVCKEPVLMHDESVPKPKEVIVANVVHHNNAPQAHESNTTRAKQAPKQRHNNQLEKKPTGKFTSTSTADATNCQTDLPTSLGLVPNETASSSESSLTANPSAILESSSHLRKKDNRNGKNKHKTESTSTAAALTSSTSKETNIANANVESGMPKVSELEFDPTSVQSQTVIRDAYQSSEQHLSLSNEESQGRGNSQRKPQHPRRVSRNSQAIKHSEKSHSTDTVVWAPVRSQNKADVTDGAIPKNEVEAVSAVKAECKVQNSSKNSSKNKRAEMERYVPKPVAKEMAHQGSTQQQVASVNNQTAINKTIERSDSGPQVAESSQPITLTIGEVGIAIELRHGSSRESKPGKAHGPWKQRGSTESPTMHCSEDGPSYTSNVGQSDKNSVQHHQPQKPDVVSEREQPKSYDWNDSDGWNMPEEPVAVAPVSVSAKDQRRGRQHPLKGHKTMGNNHELVEKKNSRGGDTYKNNNQFSASETGQTDLAAASKENRAVGERAAPHWQPKSKAPSGNSQEGNRANGGQNIVVEVGRTFKKETSPRGGVPRQATPNKDNTEYVAQHQHDQVISERNNAGEGHNKRERKASFKGLPRSPNQGHVTPVETAPVSMDARQEQHFDTGFRKNGNQNGRFGRGQESRGDWNYSGHDSRQHNPPANRERQRHSSHFEYQPVGPYNNNKKFNYSEEPRDGSYNTGGRVKERGQSHPRRGGGNFHGRESGAVRVDADIEQ; encoded by the exons ATGACATCGAGTATGTTGTTTGGGGACCGGAG GATGGCTTCCTCCAGAAGAAGTGGAATGACTGTTTTAGGGAAAGTTCCAAAACCTATAAACTTACCTAGTCAGAG GTTAGAAAATCATGGTGTGGACGCAAGTGTGGAAATCGTTCCCAA GGGTACCCCTGGTTGGGGCAGTAGATCATCTTCTGCATCCAATGCATGGGGTTCATCATCATTGTCCCCAAAAGCTGACGGTGGCACTTCACCAAGCTATCTCAGTGGCCACCTTTCATCTGGAAGTGGTACTCGACCATCAACTGCTGGTAGCGACAAAGGGCATGAACCTTCTTCTAATGCATGGGGTTCAAACTCTAGGCCATCATCGGCTTCTGGGGCCTTGACATCAAATCAGACAACACCGACCTCATTGCGTCCTCACAGTGCAGACACAAGACCTGGTAGTTCACAGTTGTCAAGATTTGCTGAACACTCTGACCATCCAGTGGCATGGAGTGCTCCGGGGACGGCAGAAAAATTG GGAGTAATGTCATCGAAGAATGATGGGTTTTCACTTACTTCTGGAGATTTTCCAACACTTGGTTCAGAAAAAGATAATCCTGGAAAGAGTGCCGAGCAGCAAG GCGAGGTTTCTGAAAATGCAAATGTGAAGAGTGGAACCACTAATTCATGGAAAAGAGAAAATCCCTCGTACAAAGATGGAGGTAGACATGGTATGGAGAAGTGGCAGGGAAATCCCCACCCTTACCCTAGTGCTAATGTTCCTCCCCAACACTATGATGGATGGCATGGTGGTCCAGTAAATAATCCACAAGGTGGTGTTTGGTACAGAGGACCTCCTGGAGCTCCCTACGGAGCTCCGGTCCCTCCTGGGGGCTTTCCAATGGAACCATTTCCATATTATCCTCCAGGACCTCCACAGATACCACCTGCTGCTCTTGGCAATCAGCAATCTGTTCCTCCATCTGGAGCAGGACCAAGAGGACACCATCCTAAAAATGGAGATATGTACAGACCTCATATGCAGGATACATATATTCGCCCTGTTATGCCAATTAGACCTGGCTTTTACCCTGGTCCAGTGGCCTTTGAGGGCTATTACAATTCTCCAATGGGTTACTGCAATCCAAATGAAAGAGATGTTCCATTTGTGGGAATGACAGCTGGTCCCCCTGTTTATAATAACTACCCTAGCCAAAGCGCTCATGGGCCTGCCAATTCTCATGGCAGACCCAGTGGATATGGTCCTCCCAACCCAAAGGTGATGTCCGAGCAATTAGAACCTGGCCATCCACCTGATTCTCACGGACCTTACAAAGTTCTTTTGAAGCAGCATGATGGTTGGGATAGAAGAAATGAGGAGCAAAGGAATGAGGGTACTGTCACAAGCCTTTCAACTGATGCATCATCTGTTGTGAGGGAGGACCAACCAAGAGGTTTGGCAGCAGAGAATGATTGGAGATCCGACCACAGAAAGGAGGGAGTGAGGGATCAAAGGAAAATTGTCAGTGAAGAAGCTGCTTCAAGGAAGTTTGACAACCAAGGAGCCTCTTCTGTTCCAAAGAAAGTGAAGTCTCCTGAAAGTTTGGAACAGATAAAGACAGTTGATGTCATTTCAGTGAAGAAATCAGGAACTGAAGCCTCTGGCATGCCAGAAGTTGCACAACCGCTCCTGGCTGCTGCAAAAGACTCCAGTCTGATTCAGAAAATAGAGGGATTAAATGCAAAGGCACGTATTTCTGATGGACGAAGTGATACATCATCTGTTTCCAGTAGAGAGGAGCAGAATAACAGATTCGAAGTCAATGCTAAAGCTAACATTTCAGTTAATGAACCTGTTGGTGGTGGTAGTGTAAATCTGGAAAGATCTCATGTCCCTGAGAGTGTAAATCCTTCTCATGAAGTGGGCAGTGCAATTTCCATCTCCAG GCGACCCAATCATGCCATACATGGTGGTAGATCAGATCATCGTGGTAGAGGAAGGTTTAGTAATCAAGAAGGTGAAGGGTGGGCAAAGAAATCCTTGGTCGAACCAACAACTGTGGTATCAACTGCACATTTGGAAATGCCTTCTAATGTTCATGTGCATGACCACCTTGTTTCAACGGAAGCAACTGAAAAGTCAGGGTCATATCCACAAGGCAGACATGAGGAGGAATCTGCCACTCCAATGGTTGATCCAAATGATTCTGAGGCACAG CGTGCTAAGATGAGGGAATTAGCCAAGCAACGTACCAAACAGTTacaggaggaagaggaggaacgGACAAGAAGGCAGATGGCCAAGGCTCGTGCAAAATTGGAAGAGTTGAACAGACGTACTCAAGTGGAGAGTTCAGATCAGAAGATTGAAAGTCACTCAAGTGGTGCCATCCAGATTAAGCAAGAAGTGTCTCAAACCTCGGGTGAACCACTAATTGCTGGCATGAAATCAGCTTTAGGATTTAATCTGGATGGTGCTTCACAGATTAGCGAGGGTAACACTGGAAAAGCTGAAAAGTCAACTGTTCCATCAAGTGAGCTCCCTTCAGATACGCTAAAGAATGTCTGCAAGGAACCTGTTCTGATGCATGATGAATCTGTACCCAAACCGAAGGAGGTTATTGTTGCTAATGTCGTTCATCACAACAATGCCCCCCAGGCTCATGAAAGCAATACCACTAGGGCGAAGCAGGCCCCTAAACAAAGACATAACAATCAGTTAGAAAAGAAGCCTACTGGAAAGTTTACTTCCACCAGCACAGCTGATGCAACAAATTGTCAGACAGATCTTCCCACATCACTTGGACTTGTACCAAATGAAACAGCCTCGAGCAGTGAGTCAAGCCTGACTGCTAATCCCAGTGCCATACTTGAGTCATCTTCTCATCTGAGAAAGAAAGACAACAGAAATGGCAAGAATAAGCACAAAACAGAGAGTACATCGACAGCTGCTGCTCTGACATCATCTACAtcaaaagaaacaaatattgCAAATGCCAATGTTGAAAGTGGAATGCCAAAGGTATCTGAGTTGGAGTTCGATCCTACCTCAGTTCAGTCCCAGACCGTTATTAGGGATGCATACCAGTCTTCTGAGCAACATTTGTCTCTATCAAATGAAGAATCTCAAGGTAGAGGAAATAGCCAGCGGAAACCTCAGCATCCTCGCAGGGTGTCAAGGAATTCACAAGCTATTAAGCATTCAGAAAAGTCTCACAGCACTGATACTGTTGTCTGGGCACCTGTGCGGTCACAGAACAAAGCTGATGTAACTGATGGAGCCATCCCTAAAAATGAAGTTGAGGCAGTTAGTGCTGTAAAAGCTGAATGTAAAGTGCAAAATAGTTCAAAAAATAGTTCAAAAAATAAGAGGGCAGAAATGGAGAGGTATGTTCCAAAACCTGTAGCTAAAGAGATGGCGCATCAAGGAAGCACACAACAGCAAGTGGCCTCTGTAAACAATCAAACTGCAATAAACAAGACCATTGAGAGATCAGATTCTGGTCCTCAAGTTGCTGAAAgttctcaacctattactctaaCTATTGGAGAAGTGGGGATTGCCATAGAGTTGAGGCATGGGAGTAGCAGAGAGAGTAAGCCTGGAAAAGCACATGGACCATGGAAGCAACGGGGGTCAACAGAATCACCTACCATGCATTGCTCGGAAGATGGACCATCATATACTTCAAATGTTGGTCAGAGTGATAAAAATTCAGTCCAGCATCATCAACCCCAGAAGCCTGATGTTGTCTCAGAGAGAGAGCAACCAAAGAGTTATGATTGGAATGATTCTGACGGATGGAACATGCCCGAAGAGCCTGTTGCTGTTGCACCAGTCTCTGTTTCTGCAAAAGACCAGAGAAGAGGAAGACAGCATCCATTAAAGGGACACAAAACCATGGGAAATAATCATGAACtggttgaaaagaaaaatagcagagGGGGGGATACCTACAAAAATAACAATCAATTTTCAGCCTCTGAAACGGGTCAAACAGACTTAGCTGCCGCTTCCAAAGAGAATCGAGCTGTTGGGGAACGTGCAGCGCCTCATTGGCAACCCAAATCTAAGGCACCTTCAGGCAATAGTCAAGAAGGAAATAGGGCCAATGGTGGTCAAAACATTGTTGTGGAAGTTGGTCGGACTTTCAAAAAGGAGACCAGTCCCCGAGGTGGGGTGCCACGTCAGGCAACACCTAACAAGGATAATACTGAATATGTGGCCCAGCATCAACATGATCAGGTGATATCTGAGAGAAACAATGCTGGGGAAGGACATaataagagagagaggaaagccTCATTCAAGGGACTCCCCCGGTCTCCGAACCAGGGTCATGTTACCCCTGTTGAAACAGCTCCTGTTAGTATGGATGCTAGACAAGAGCAGCATTTTGACACAGGGTTCCGCAAGAATGGAAACCAAAACGGCCGTTTTGGGAGAGGTCAAGAGTCTCGTGGGGATTGGAATTACTCGGGGCATGATAGCAGGCAGCACAACCCCCCTGCAAACCGGGAGAGACAGAGGCACAGTTCGCATTTTGAGTACCAGCCAGTTGGgccatacaacaacaacaaaaaattcaactattccGAGGAACCGCGAGATGGTTCTTACAATACAGGTGGAAGAGTCAAGGAAAGAGGTCAGAGCCATCCACGACGTGGTGGTGGTAACTTCCATGGACGGGAAAGTGGCGCTGTCCGAGTAGATGCAGATATTGAGCAGTAG
- the LOC103415230 gene encoding uncharacterized protein — MALVTHQMQGSYVTYPSRPLSWSKGMKLKQCVTTHQMVGRKEKCFMLKRNLCLSVGASLMRGPKVKPFRVSAFKGSAQNDKSGGRTNGSKLPKNSVKLKENEDTITGSPQANDIPLSYASEADERIASSPVIHSLFKKWLRMLRTQSPSEVEDGLLGEEPPPMETSETKHEIQNKENDGILRTVWCNFLGLNATVKIPLLIFIPMYLAVNMIHGAKVSKELTPLWVLGPLIVALYIKMLQWLCALYVFSFKQTVKVIKNLPTYYMVAYTYITHGKLKEEIRARFWQPLLNVKNLDYKKLSRRKMKALQGLIIEKYLDFVESIWPYYCRTIRFLKRANLI; from the exons ATGGCTTTGGTTACCCATCAAATGCAG GGTTCTTATGTGACTTATCCCTCTAGGCCTTTGTCATGGAGCAAAGGGATGAAGTTGAAGCAGTGTGTAACAACACATCAAATGGTCGGGAGGAAAGAGAAGTGCTTTATGCTAAAGCGCAACCTTTGTTTAAG TGTAGGGGCTTCTCTCATGCGGGGACCAAAAGTTAAACCTTTCAGAGTTTCAGCCTTCAAGGGCAGTGCTCAGAATGATAAATCTGGAGGTAGAACAAATGGATCAAAGCTTCCCAAGAATTCGGTCAAACTAAAAGAGAATGAGGATACTATCACGGGATCTCCTCAGGCAAATGATATTCCTCTTTCTTATGCCTCTGAAGCAGATGAGAGAATTGCATCTTCCCCCGTCATTCATAGTTTATTTAAGAAATGGTTGAGAATGCTTCGAACACAATCACCAAGTGAAGTAGAAGATGGGCTTTTGGGGGAAGAACCGCCTCCAATGGAGACATCAGAAACTAAGCATGAGATTcaaaacaaggaaaatgatGGGATTCTACGGACGGTTTGGTGCAATTTTCTGGGTCTAAACGCTACAGTAAAGATACCCTTACTTATTTT CATCCCCATGTACCTGGCAGTTAATATGATTCATGGGGCCAAAGTTTCAAAGGAGTTGACACCTTTGTGGGTTTTAGGACCCCTCATTGTAGCACTCTACATCAAGATGCTTCAGTGGTTGTGTGCACTCTATGTTTTCAGCTTCAAGCAGACTGTTAAAGTAATCAAGAATTTACCCACTTACTACATGGTGGCCTATACATACATTACACATGGGAAGCTTAAAGAGGAAATACGGGCTCGTTTCTGGCAACCTTTACTGAACGTTAAGAACTTAGACTACAAGAAATTATCCAGAAGAAAGATGAAAGCATTGCAAGGGTTGATAATCGAGAAATACCTTGATTTCGTGGAATCAATATGGCCTTATTACTGCAGAACAATCAGATTCCTAAAGAGGGCTAATCTCATTTAG